The proteins below come from a single Malus domestica chromosome 03, GDT2T_hap1 genomic window:
- the LOC103431629 gene encoding uncharacterized protein isoform X1 encodes MAGKKGGSRLNVAIIHPDRGIGGAEKLIVDAAVELASHASVSGIFLVTVYCAFLPRHIFYRLHALCAYIWCFVALCMLFMWPLFDVILADQVSVVIPLLKLKKATKEFAPISCELLSGMADKILVNSKLTASMFAKKFKHLDARGIEPAVLYPAVNVNQFNEPANSYKLNFLSMNCFERKRM; translated from the exons ATGGCGGGGAAGAAAGGAGGCTCCAGGTTGAACGTTGCAATTATTCATCCCGATCGGGGCATCg GTGGAGCTGAAAAACTGATCGTCGACGCGGCTGTCGAACTTGCATCCCATGCTTCCGTTTCTG GTATCTTTCTAGTTACTGTATATTGTGCCTTCCTACCCCGACATATATTCTATCGACTCCATGCTTTGTGTGCATATATATGGTGCTTTGTTGCTCTCTGCATGCTGTTCATGTGGCCATTGTTTGATGTAATACTAGCAGATCAGGTTTCTGTTGTCATCCCACTGCTGAAGCTTAAGAAGGCAACAAAGGAATTTGCTCCTATTTCATGTGAATTGTTATCTG GAATGGCAGATAAGATTCTTGTTAACAGCAAACTCACAGCATCTATGTTTGCGAAGAAATTTAAGCATCTTGACGCACGAGGGATTGAGCCAGCTGTTCTTTATCCAGCTGTCAACGTGAATCAGTTTAATGAACCAGCCAATTCTTACAA GCTAAATTTTCTGTCTATGAATTGTTTTGAGAGGAAAAGAATGTAG
- the LOC103431629 gene encoding uncharacterized protein isoform X3, producing the protein MAGKKGGSRLNVAIIHPDRGIGGAEKLIVDAAVELASHASVSGMADKILVNSKLTASMFAKKFKHLDARGIEPAVLYPAVNVNQFNEPANSYKLNFLSMNCFERKRM; encoded by the exons ATGGCGGGGAAGAAAGGAGGCTCCAGGTTGAACGTTGCAATTATTCATCCCGATCGGGGCATCg GTGGAGCTGAAAAACTGATCGTCGACGCGGCTGTCGAACTTGCATCCCATGCTTCCGTTTCTG GAATGGCAGATAAGATTCTTGTTAACAGCAAACTCACAGCATCTATGTTTGCGAAGAAATTTAAGCATCTTGACGCACGAGGGATTGAGCCAGCTGTTCTTTATCCAGCTGTCAACGTGAATCAGTTTAATGAACCAGCCAATTCTTACAA GCTAAATTTTCTGTCTATGAATTGTTTTGAGAGGAAAAGAATGTAG
- the LOC103431629 gene encoding uncharacterized protein isoform X2 produces MAGKKGGSRLNVAIIHPDRGIGGAEKLIVDAAVELASHASVSGIFLVTVYCAFLPRHIFYRLHALCAYIWCFVALCMLFMWPLFDVILADQVSVVIPLLKLKKATKEFAPISCELLSGMADKILVNSKLTASMFAKKFKHLDARGIEPAVLYPAVNVNQFNEPANSYK; encoded by the exons ATGGCGGGGAAGAAAGGAGGCTCCAGGTTGAACGTTGCAATTATTCATCCCGATCGGGGCATCg GTGGAGCTGAAAAACTGATCGTCGACGCGGCTGTCGAACTTGCATCCCATGCTTCCGTTTCTG GTATCTTTCTAGTTACTGTATATTGTGCCTTCCTACCCCGACATATATTCTATCGACTCCATGCTTTGTGTGCATATATATGGTGCTTTGTTGCTCTCTGCATGCTGTTCATGTGGCCATTGTTTGATGTAATACTAGCAGATCAGGTTTCTGTTGTCATCCCACTGCTGAAGCTTAAGAAGGCAACAAAGGAATTTGCTCCTATTTCATGTGAATTGTTATCTG GAATGGCAGATAAGATTCTTGTTAACAGCAAACTCACAGCATCTATGTTTGCGAAGAAATTTAAGCATCTTGACGCACGAGGGATTGAGCCAGCTGTTCTTTATCCAGCTGTCAACGTGAATCAGTTTAATGAACCAGCCAATTCTTACAAGTAG